The genomic DNA AATTCCGAGCGGTTCAAGTGTGATAATCAAAAGAGTGCCTGCTGGATCAGTTCCTTccaatatgtaagtttttagCAATCGAGGACAGTTTGTATGTATGTGTTGTGAGTGATGACGCAAGTATAACTTAAACTTTTGCAAATTTTTCTGTATTAGTTGAGGCTGTATTGATATTCTCATGCAGTTTTTCTTACATAATACTGCTGTGTTGCAGGGCAAACTTTAACTCGTTTGAGACTGTTCAAAACAAGGACACTAGGATGGTTAGCTCAACTCTTCCTGCGGtatgtcaataaattttttcttctgGGAACCTAGTTTAAAAGCTGTCAAATAaattagaatgaaaaaaataagaataaccAAGAAGGTTTTAAGGGTGGGATTTTAGATTGACTACAGCACCTTCAGTACAGTGGCCAAACAGCAACTGCTGTCTGTGACTAACATGTTGGTGCTGTCCTGTAAAGCCTATGCGCATATTTATCATGTAGTTTTATTTCTGGAGATGGCATTGTGCTCTATTTTACTATGGCTTTATCTACCTGCTTTCTTATTTTACTTTCCTATATCATTCGATTCCTCGGTATAACTTTTATATGTTACAGAATGTTGAAGTGGACAATTTTGATGACTTTGGGGTTGACTTGTATCCTGTTCCTGAGGCAACCTCATCTTGTGCTGATCTTGATACTGACATGAATGCATGCACTGGCAATGATGAGAAAAGTGATTATGTTGCAAGGTATACTTTTTATCCCTGGAATTCTACCTGCGCATGATTGTTGCCGATGCGTCAAACTTTGTCTAATCCTAGGCTTTTCCTCCCCTTCTTTCATAATTTATTCTTATGTGTATTCAGATGTTCTAAGCCATGTACGGAAGGATATCAGAAACTTGAAGGAAGTGACCTTAGTGAGGCTATTCCTAGAGGTATTTAATGTACCCgtacatatttttaaaaatctttgaGGTGTTAGCTCTATTCTTACCATGCACTTCAATTTCAGTATCAGGTCCTGCACATGGTGGGATTGAAGGGAATATGTCTGGGGAAAAACCAATGCTTAAAGTTGAAGAAGATACGAACATAAAAAGGTAGGATAATAGTTAGTCAtttccttttaatttcttttggttgtttggCATCAAATATCTGATTCTTTTTGCCTTATGGAAATATGAAGAGTGGTTGATACCAGTCCTCCAGCCATGCAAAATGCGGACTTGCCATCGGAGCTAAAGTGCTCTCTTTGTGATTCATTTTTTAAGGAGGCTGTGATGATACCTTGCTGCCAGCATAGTTTTTGTCAGAAATGTAAGTTTTTTGTTATGGTACATACAATCATCTGTTAAATTGAACCTTACTTTGTTTCTTtgtatttctttccttttgagtttttatttttcattgaagTTTTTTGAGCCTTGTGACAAACTTATATTTCCTCCTTTACAAAATTCTAATGCTAATTTATCTGCCTCAAGTTTTGAGAGGCCTTGGTGACCCtcagttgttttctttttgtatctTGATTGTGGATTTTTGGGTGCAGGCATTCGTCTGGTCCTGCTTGAGAAAAGGAGGTGTCCTAAGTGTTTTTCTACCAGATGCAGAGTAGAGGATTTGCTGCCAAATGTCTCTCTCAGGCAAGCAATTGAGCATTTCCTTGAGTCCCAAATTCTAACCACTGGTTCAGGCACTGCCTTTCAGCGATATGCTCCAGGTAGGGAAATTATCTACTGTTGAAATGTCCTTCCACCAACTAAATTCTGGTGAATAACTATTTAATAATGCAAAAAACAGATGGTGAATCTGGAATTCAAGCAAAAGATGTGTCTTGTGGTGTGACTATCTTTCAAAAAGAGCTAGAGCCCCATTCTCCCTCTGCAACAGGGAGGGGATCCAATCAAAATATGGTAGAATCTGCTTATGATCTACTGATCAGAAACAATGCATCCATGGGTGGCATTAATTCTCGTGTCAATGTGAATAATCCTTTGAAAGCACCTCCTTTGGCGCACAAGATAAATCAACATGGTTCTCGTCATCCTGTGGATATGGAAAATAGACATGGGGACTTGGCTGCTTTTGATGATTTTCAAGGAGAAAGTCAGCCCATCCATGAGGAAGGTATCATCTTATTAATTCTGTGACTTCATTGCCGGTGAATTCTCTAAGTAAGATAATCTTACTGTTTACAATGTTGGAGCTGCATTCTATACGTCAGGCTGTAACCATGATGTTGTTCCTGATATAGTGCAGCAGATGTATTCTTTAGTGGACATAAAATGTGTAGTATTGTCtgtgtgatatttatcttaGTCTGGCTCTGCAACTCTAATTTTTCTATTTCTGATGTTATCCCAGCTGAATCCAAtctcaagaaaaagaagggatTTTGGGTTAATAGTACTGCAGGTAGTATTTACAtctttggtttatttttatttttatttttaaaaatttcttggTCTCATTTCTAACCTCATATAGGCATCATCTCCAATATATCTCCTGTTTGTTCTGACACTTGCATTAAATTTGCAGATAGAGACAGGACTTTCGTGGATACTGGAAGACACAAAAAGGTAATAGCTTTGACAAAAACTTGCATTATTAATGTGACAATTACCAAATGGTCACTATAATCTACATGCAAAGACTTTCATTCTGTGGACAGGCTTGCTAAGAACATAGACTAAGAATTAGGGACGCCCACCTGAGGATCCAAGTAGAAATATTATCTTACGAATCTAATTTCTGACTTTGAGAATCTGTTTGCTGGGTTTTTTGAgaagttcaaaattttgttcTCACAAACCCCTGGTTTCTGTCCGTCTACTTGGACCCCTTCTATAAGATTGTACCTGATGCTCTCACGTAAAAGTCTTGTTTTTGAATCTTCCTGAGctttgtgttggaatttttctttcatgtttcatttttttctttgtttgcttgttttgaTTCACCTGAAAACTGTTTCACTCAGTAGTTTGGTTCTCATTGGTGGTCAACACTGCCTCAAATTTCCTACCTGTTTGGGTTATTAACCAGGctgtgaaaaatattaaaaaagggaaaaagtgAAACGTGTTGTGTGCATGTTGGAAACTTTTGTGAGGGTGTTTATTCTTTACTTTTCCCCTTTTAAACTGATCCAAGCTGCTGTATTGAAATCAGGGGGACCGTACGTGTTACATGTGTGGTTCACCAGACCATTTTGTAAGGGACTGCCCAGCTGCTTCCAGTCCACATCCTATGCTTCAGAGAGGTATAGTCTGGTTTCCCCTGTTATATTTCTCGTAAGTATATGTATTGTCTATGGCTCGTCTGGGATGCTAactttcttttgtgattttagGAAATGCTATGTTTCCAGGAGTTATGCAGGGTTATGCCCGGCCGTTTTGGAATGGGACTCCCTTGTCCCATAT from Corylus avellana chromosome ca6, CavTom2PMs-1.0 includes the following:
- the LOC132185890 gene encoding E3 ubiquitin ligase PARAQUAT TOLERANCE 3-like, which gives rise to MAVRFKFRSSANFDSVDIGGPYVSVRDLKSKIIRHKNLDICQDFDLLFSDALTGQEYTDEKFQIPSGSSVIIKRVPAGSVPSNMANFNSFETVQNKDTRMVSSTLPANVEVDNFDDFGVDLYPVPEATSSCADLDTDMNACTGNDEKSDYVARCSKPCTEGYQKLEGSDLSEAIPRVSGPAHGGIEGNMSGEKPMLKVEEDTNIKRVVDTSPPAMQNADLPSELKCSLCDSFFKEAVMIPCCQHSFCQKCIRLVLLEKRRCPKCFSTRCRVEDLLPNVSLRQAIEHFLESQILTTGSGTAFQRYAPDGESGIQAKDVSCGVTIFQKELEPHSPSATGRGSNQNMVESAYDLLIRNNASMGGINSRVNVNNPLKAPPLAHKINQHGSRHPVDMENRHGDLAAFDDFQGESQPIHEEAESNLKKKKGFWVNSTADRDRTFVDTGRHKKGDRTCYMCGSPDHFVRDCPAASSPHPMLQRGNAMFPGVMQGYARPFWNGTPLSHIRPYGNLYCNTGMMPFNATMVPAAPYAVPTYMPSMYGGFPGFSGYVTMGAAAPQLGGIEKHHISHPEYVDFQNFGKRQKISNENMRRNRSLDDRDADDDFSNGAPYNETERSRGYKSSIKREKSVNYSDGSFTQRSQKKSLHDYYTDDDNLDDDRLEKSSHSSIAVRDGRSYHHPERPSSEVEDMPSSPEWRRKKSHKYHHRSSKKHSEKRDECGSDSSRSHHQTYKENEVERKRNRPDDKRHNHKCHSHTESGLDQSLSIDQKRQQKESSHTSRHSKHNPKSGSDDPSCDRWQMVSGSNEDGGEQYHSCKRKRVH